The Apium graveolens cultivar Ventura chromosome 6, ASM990537v1, whole genome shotgun sequence genome contains a region encoding:
- the LOC141668653 gene encoding pentatricopeptide repeat-containing protein CRR2, chloroplastic, translated as MLAFQGPQKHPILPHYSSPVSSISTNPNSNSLSIRPSVNQSIQSLCLRNNLKQALQLLYKEPNPTQHTYELLILSCSRQNSLSDAGIVHRRLIHDGFDQDPFLATKLIDMYSQLDSLERARLVFDRIRKRTVFVWNALFRALSLKGNGEEVLELYRRMNAVGVRSDRFTYTYVLKACVVGEGLSLGLGKGREIHAQILRHGYESHVHIMTTLVDMYSRLGCVDDACFVFNEMTERSVVSWSAMIACYVKNGMSLEALELFREMMVESDDVLPNSVTMVSVLQACTSLAALEQGKLLHAYVLRKGLDTVLPVTSALVTMYARCGDLELGRRVFDQMVRRDVVSWNSMISSYGSHGFGRKAIDLFNEMVSSGTKPSLISFVSVLGACSHEGLIEEGKSLFESIRKEHGMFPSVEHHACLVDILGRANRLDEAAQIIADMRIEPGPKVWGSLLGSCRIHCNVEFAERAFKRLTQLEAKNAGNYVLMAEIYAEAGMWDQVKRVKTLLETRGIQKLSGCSWIEVKRKIYSFMSADELNTQNEQIHALLLKLSAEMKEMGYVPQTKVVLYHLEDEEKERIVLGHSEKLALAYGLINNSRGKIIRITKNLRLCEDCHSFTKFISKFVSREILVRDVNRIHYFRDGVCSCHDYW; from the coding sequence ATGTTGGCGTTTCAGGGCCCCCAAAAACATCCAATTCTTCCCCATTATTCATCCCCAGTTTCTTCCATTTCTACAAACCCTAATTCTAATTCTCTTTCAATCCGGCCTTCAGTTAACCAATCAATTCAATCTTTGTGTCTCAGAAACAATCTCAAACAAGCCCTTCAACTTCTTTACAAAGAACCTAACCCCACTCAACACACTTACGAGCTTTTAATTCTTTCTTGTTCCCGTCAAAACTCACTTTCCGACGCCGGAATTGTTCACCGCCGGCTTATTCATGATGGATTTGACCAGGATCCTTTCTTGGCCACCAAACTCATTGATATGTATTCTCAACTTGACTCACTTGAACGTGCGCGCTTGGTGTTTGATAGAATTCGTAAGAGAACTGTGTTTGTTTGGAATGCTCTTTTTCGGGCGTTATCGTTGAAGGGTAATGGGGAGGAGGTTTTGGAGCTTTATAGGAGGATGAATGCGGTTGGGGTTCGTTCGGATAGGTTTACTTATACTTATGTGCTTAAAGCTTGTGTTGTTGGGGAGGGGTTGAGTTTGGGTTTGGGTAAGGGAAGGGAGATTCATGCGCAGATTTTACGACATGGGTACGAGAGTCATGTTCATATTATGACTACCTTGGTGGATATGTATTCCAGGTTGGGTTGTGTGGATGATGCTTGTTTTGTTTTTAATGAGATGACTGAGAGAAGTGTTGTTTCGTGGAGTGCAATGATTGCTTGTTATGTGAAGAATGGTATGTCGCTTGAAGCGTTAGAGCTTTTTCGAGAAATGATGGTAGAGAGTGATGATGTGTTACCGAATTCAGTGACGATGGTTAGTGTTCTTCAAGCTTGTACGTCACTAGCTGCTTTGGAACAAGGGAAGTtactacatgcttatgtgcttCGGAAAGGTCTTGATACAGTTTTACCTGTTACGAGTGCTTTGGTGACCATGTATGCAAGATGTGGTGATCTTGAACTTGGACGACGTGTTTTTGATCAAATGGTTAGGAGAGATGTGGTGTCATGGAATTCCATGATTTCAAGTTATGGCAGTCATGGTTTTGGGAGGAAGGCAATTGATCTTTTTAATGAGATGGTAAGTAGTGGAACGAAACCGAGTCTTATATCGTTTGTAAGTGTTTTAGGAGCTTGTAGCCATGAAGGGCTCATTGAAGAGGGCAAGAGTTTATTCGAATCAATTAGAAAAGAACATGGGATGTTTCCTAGTGTTGAGCACCATGCTTGTCTTGTTGACATTCTTGGTCGAGCAAATCGCTTGGACGAAGCAGCTCAGATTATAGCAGATATGCGGATTGAACCTGGACCTAAAGTTTGGGGTTCTCTTCTTGGATCATGTAGGATTCATTGTAATGTTGAGTTTGCTGAGAGGGCATTCAAAAGGCTTACTCAGCTGGAAGCAAAAAATGCTGGTAACTATGTACTGATGGCTGAGATATATGCAGAAGCTGGAATGTGGGATCAAGTTAAGAGAGTCAAAACTCTTCTAGAGACTCGAGGAATCCAGAAGCTCTCGGGTTGTAGTTGGATTGAGGTGAAACGGAAAATTTACTCATTCATGTCAGCCGATGAGCTCAACACTCAGAACGAACAGATCCATGCATTGTTACTGAAACTGTCAGCCGAGATGAAGGAGATGGGCTATGTGCCACAGACAAAAGTAGTGCTTTATCATCTTGAGGACGAGGAAAAAGAAAGAATTGTACTGGGTCATAGCGAAAAATTGGCACTTGCATATGGGCTGATTAACAACAGCAGAGGGAAAATCATTAGGATCACCAAGAACTTGAGATTATGTGAAGACTGTCATTCTTTTACAAAATTCATTTCCAAATTTGTAAGCAGGGAGATTCTGGTTCGAGATGTGAACCGTATACATTATTTTAGAGACGGGGTTTGTTCATGTCATGATTATTGGTAA